The sequence GCCCGCGCGCGTGAGGACGGCCAGCTGCGCCAGCCGCACGATCTCGTGGGGCTCGCGCCACCCGCCGATCTCGCGCAGGTTGTCGGCGCCGATCAGAAAAAAAAGTTCGCCCGCGAGGCCCGTGCCGCTCAGCTCGCGAAGCGTGTCCACGCTGTACGACGGGCCCTCGCGCAGCAGCTCGCGGCCGTCTGCCTCGAAGCGCGGGTCGCCTTGCACGGCGGCCCGAACCATCTCCAGCCGCAGGGCCGCCGGGGCGCGCACGGTGCGCAGCTTGTGCGGCGGCGCGGCCGAGGGGACGATGAGGAGCCGGTCGAGGCGCAGGGCCCGGAAGGCGTCTGCCGCGGCCACCAGGTGGCCCAGGTGCGGCGGATCGAACGTCCCCCCGAAGACCCCCGTCCTCATCCCGCCGCGGGCGCGGCCGCAGGCGCCGGGGGCGGCGCGCGGACCGGGGCCGACGGCGGCGCGGCGGCGGGCAGGGCGCGCGCCTCGGGGCTCTGCGGATAGTCGCGCAGCAGCCGCTCGCGGGTGGCCTCCTGCTCCTCCTTGTACCCCAGCGCGCCGTAGCCCTCGTACAGGCGCATGAGCGCCATGGGGGCCACGCCGGTGCGCGGGAAGTTCGCCAGCGCCTCGTTGAAGTAGATGGCGGCGGCGTCGTACGCCTTGCGGCGGAAGTAGAAGATGCCGTTCTGGTACGCCTTCAGCGCCAGCTTCTCCTCCATCCGGTCCACCCGGCGCGACGCCTCCACCCCCTGCGGCGTGTTGGGGTAGATGGCCGCCACCGACTGGCAGTAGGTGATGGCCGTCTCGGTGTACTCCGGGTCCAGCTGCGGCTTGGGCGACAGGTGCGTGTACGCGTCGCACATGCCCATGCGCGCGTCGCGGACGGCCGGGTCGCCGGGGTAGTCGTTGACCACGCGCAGGAAGTCGGCCGCGGCGGTGATGTACTCGTGGTTGGCCACGTGCTCGCGGCCCACGGTCACCAGCGCGGCGGGCACGCGGGGGTCGCCCGCCGCGGCGTCCGCGAACTGCGTGAGCAGCGTGGCCGCGCGCGAATGCTTGCCCGCGGCGCTGGCCTCCATGCCGCGCCGGTAGAGGTCGTCGGGCGAGACGGGAGCGGGCCCGGTCTGGGAGTGGTGCGCGCACGCGGCGAGCACGAGCGAGCCGGCCAGGCCGGCGGAAGCCCTGCGAAGGATGGACGTTTTCATGGACGCTTCGTACCCCGGCCCGCGGGGTGAGTTTCAGAAGGAGGAGCGCCGGCGCTCAGCCCTGGCCGTCGGCGGCGCGGCGGCGCTCCAGCATGCCCAGGTAGGCCCCGGCCTGCGCGTTGTCGGGCTGCTGCTGCAGGCAGCGGCGCCACTCGGCCTCGGCCTCGTTCAGCCGCCCGGCGCGGAAGAGCGCCAGGCCCAGGTTGCCGCGCGCGGCCACGAAGGCGGGACGGGCCTCCACCACGGCGCGCAGCTCGTTCGCCGCGGCTTCGGCGTCGCCCATCTCGCTCAGGGCGCGGCCCAGCTTGTTGCGGATGTCCAGGAAGCGCGGCCGCAGCGCCACCGCGGCGCGGTACTGCTCCACGGCCTCGGGCAGCGCGCCCTCGGCGGCGTACAGGTCGCCCAGCTCGGCGTGCTTGTTCGCCAGGCGGGCGCTCGCGGCGCTGGGGAAGCGTCCCCCCGCCTGGCCGCCGTCGGCCTCCGAGGCGGCCTCGAACGCGGTGCGCGCCTCGTCGAAGCGGCCCAGGTCGTTGAGCGTGATGGCGCGGTTGAGGTGCGCCTCCACGTAGCCGGGGTTGAGCGCGATGGCGCGGTCGAAGGCACCCACCGCCTCGTCCGGCCGGCCCACCAGGCTCAGGCATAGGCCCATCAGGTTCTGGACGTCGGCGAAGCCGGGCTCGCGCCGGGCCGCCGCCTCCAGGTCCTCCAGCGCGGCGACGTAGGAGTTGCGCC is a genomic window of Longimicrobiaceae bacterium containing:
- the nadD gene encoding nicotinate-nucleotide adenylyltransferase — its product is MRTGVFGGTFDPPHLGHLVAAADAFRALRLDRLLIVPSAAPPHKLRTVRAPAALRLEMVRAAVQGDPRFEADGRELLREGPSYSVDTLRELSGTGLAGELFFLIGADNLREIGGWREPHEIVRLAQLAVLTRAGEGAPPGGPFPALEVPVTRVDVSATDIRRRVAAGESIRYLVPEGVRAVVEREGLYRDGLI
- a CDS encoding tetratricopeptide repeat protein, producing the protein MQEPTVEQLIARGKEAFGRNSYVAALEDLEAAARREPGFADVQNLMGLCLSLVGRPDEAVGAFDRAIALNPGYVEAHLNRAITLNDLGRFDEARTAFEAASEADGGQAGGRFPSAASARLANKHAELGDLYAAEGALPEAVEQYRAAVALRPRFLDIRNKLGRALSEMGDAEAAANELRAVVEARPAFVAARGNLGLALFRAGRLNEAEAEWRRCLQQQPDNAQAGAYLGMLERRRAADGQG
- the bamD gene encoding outer membrane protein assembly factor BamD, with protein sequence MKTSILRRASAGLAGSLVLAACAHHSQTGPAPVSPDDLYRRGMEASAAGKHSRAATLLTQFADAAAGDPRVPAALVTVGREHVANHEYITAAADFLRVVNDYPGDPAVRDARMGMCDAYTHLSPKPQLDPEYTETAITYCQSVAAIYPNTPQGVEASRRVDRMEEKLALKAYQNGIFYFRRKAYDAAAIYFNEALANFPRTGVAPMALMRLYEGYGALGYKEEQEATRERLLRDYPQSPEARALPAAAPPSAPVRAPPPAPAAAPAAG